A stretch of the Hippocampus zosterae strain Florida chromosome 16, ASM2543408v3, whole genome shotgun sequence genome encodes the following:
- the gfra3 gene encoding LOW QUALITY PROTEIN: GDNF family receptor alpha-3 (The sequence of the model RefSeq protein was modified relative to this genomic sequence to represent the inferred CDS: deleted 1 base in 1 codon): MWKQQTLDGLPLQKSPMSAHRMMFIGLLLQVFCHGSAPVSASLDCLLAEQGCIQQQSCKVLYHLLEYCSAEEAISPLGPDARNECLEAQNTLQRHRPLQVCKCQRGSRREEHCLRVYWTVRFGAYEEYEVSPYEELEFSLVRNIEMSQMASMAASSMSVDGHNQCLKAAQDCGLFEKCGSLRSEYVVACTKRAAASDNSCNRQKCHRALRRFLERVPEEYSFALLFCPCSDTLCGERRRKTIVPSCSYEENAKGEERAGKPNCLSLQNYCSRDELCRSRFADFQHNCQPAPMSVSGCMRESRAMCLKAYAGLIGTIMTPNYVSNSSTEVSQWCTCDGSGNEWQGCQRILHMFKNNICLRAAISSMGVSVTPPAETSPIPAPEPSPRAREEKVHAVNSLPEFTTIETSEEVEQEEVKNEEFNIIPPYSEKDSDTESRATERQRGAASSVAPVFPLLLLSLLILDWEPGSH; this comes from the exons GTAGCGCACCGGTATCGGCCTCCTTGGACTGTCTGCTGGCAGAGCAGGGCTGCATCCAGCAGCAGTCCTGCAAGGTCCTCTACCACCTCTTGGAGTACTGCTCGGCCGAAGAGGCGATTTCGCCGCTCGGCCCCGACGCCCGCAACGAGTGCCTGGAGGCTCAGAACACTTTGCAGCGCCATCGCCCACTTCAAGTGTGCAAATGCCAGCGCGGATCTCGTAGGGAGGAACACTGCCTCAGGGTCTACTGGACTGTCAGGTTTGGAG CATACGAAGAGTATGAAGTGTCCCCATATGAAGAACTCGAGTTCAGCCTGGTGAGAAACATCGAGATGTCGCAAATGGCCTCCATGGCAG CTTCCTCCATGTCTGTGGACGGTCACAATCAGTGTCTCAAAGCCGCCCAGGACTGCGGCTTGTTTGAAAAATGCGGCTCCCTGCGCTCCGAGTACGTCGTGGCGTGCACCAAGCGAGCAGCGGCCTCCGACAACAGTTGCAACCGTCAGAAATGCCACCGAGCCCTGCGGCGCTTCTTGGAGCGTGTGCCGGAAGAGTACAGCTTCGCTCTGCTCTTCTGCCCTTGCTCCGACACCCTATGTGGGGAGCGCCGCAGGAAAACCATCGTCCCGTCTTGTTCCTACGAGGAGAACGCTAAGGGGGAGGAACGAGCGGGGAAGCCCAACTGCCTCAGCCTGCAGAACTACTGCTCGAGGGATGAGCTGTGTAG ATCCCGGTTTGCTGACTTCCAACATAACTGTCAGCCAGCTCCAATGTCTGTTTCTGGCTGCATGCGAGAAAGCAGAGCTATGTGCCTCAAGGCCTACGCTGGACTCATAG GCACCATCATGACTCCCAACTACGTGAGCAACAGCAGTACGGAAGTGTCCCAGTGGTGCACGTGTGATGGCAGCGGCAACGAATGGCAGGGCTGTCAGCGCATCCTGCACATgttcaaaaacaacatttgtctGC GTGCTGCTATCAGCTCCATGGGAGTTTCCGTGACGCCCCCTGCTGAGACCAGCCCCATTCCAGCTCCCGAGCCTTCCCCGAGGGCCCGCGAGGAGAAGGTTCACGCCGTCAACTCTCTCCCGGAATTTACCACC ATCGAGACAAGTGAGGAAGTGGAGCAAGAGGAGGTCAAGAATGAGGAATTTAACATCATCCCGCCATATTCTGAGAAAGACTCCGACACCGAGTCAAGGGCCACCGAGAGGCAGCGAGGAGCAGCCAGCTCAGTGGCGCCGGTTTTTCCGCTCTTGCTGCTGTCTCTACTCATCCTGGACTGGGAGCCTGGCAGCCACTAA